From a single Chitinivorax sp. B genomic region:
- a CDS encoding hydroxymethylglutaryl-CoA lyase: protein MALPTRVKIVEVGPRDGLQNEAATIPTDIKLTLIDMLGAAGISTIEATAFVSPKWVPQMADQSDVMRGLKRRPHVTYPALVPNMKGFEAALEAGCEEIAVFTAASESFCKKNINCSIDESFDRFAPVIEAALDRNMKVRGYISCVLGCPYEGEIKPPAVAEVARRLHQMGCYEISLGDTIGVGTPLAAKKMVEAVARLVPLKHLAAHFHDTYGQAMANLFAVMELGIATIDSSIAGLGGCPYAKGASGNVATEDVVYMLQGMGRETGVDLNKLIDASAYISGYLKRPISSKVAIAMLAKRG, encoded by the coding sequence ATGGCCCTCCCAACCCGCGTCAAGATTGTCGAAGTTGGCCCGCGTGACGGCTTGCAGAACGAAGCTGCCACCATCCCTACCGATATCAAGCTCACGCTGATCGATATGCTGGGCGCGGCCGGCATCAGCACCATTGAGGCTACCGCCTTCGTCTCACCCAAATGGGTACCGCAAATGGCGGATCAGAGCGATGTCATGCGTGGCCTGAAACGTCGCCCTCATGTCACCTACCCTGCGCTGGTACCGAATATGAAAGGCTTTGAAGCCGCGCTGGAGGCAGGCTGTGAAGAAATCGCCGTCTTCACTGCTGCCAGTGAAAGTTTTTGCAAGAAAAACATCAACTGTTCCATTGATGAAAGCTTTGACCGCTTTGCACCAGTGATTGAAGCCGCGCTGGACCGTAATATGAAAGTCCGTGGCTATATTTCCTGCGTGTTGGGTTGCCCTTACGAAGGCGAAATCAAGCCACCGGCCGTGGCAGAGGTCGCCCGTCGCCTGCACCAGATGGGCTGCTACGAAATTTCGCTGGGTGACACCATCGGCGTCGGCACGCCGCTGGCAGCAAAGAAAATGGTCGAAGCCGTCGCCAGACTGGTTCCGCTCAAGCATCTGGCAGCGCACTTTCACGACACCTATGGCCAAGCCATGGCCAACCTGTTTGCGGTCATGGAACTGGGTATTGCCACTATCGACAGTTCCATCGCCGGCCTGGGCGGTTGCCCTTATGCCAAGGGTGCCAGCGGCAATGTCGCGACTGAAGATGTGGTCTACATGCTGCAAGGCATGGGCCGTGAAACCGGGGTGGACCTGAACAAGCTGATCGATGCATCGGCTTATATCAGCGGGTATCTGAAGCGTCCGATTTCATCCAAAGTAGCCATTGCCATGCTGGCCAAACGTGGTTGA
- a CDS encoding anhydro-N-acetylmuramic acid kinase: MPSSQLYIGLMSGTSLDGVDAALVDFASGQPQLLGTHYIPYPATLVDALLAIHHSGQDELHRAAMLANQLSQHYAEAVHGLLNKTKRTAGDIVAIGNHGQTIRHRPELGYTLQLGNHALLAELTQIDVIADFRSRDIAAGGQGAPLVPAFHQGVFAKAGETRAVLNIGGIANLTLLAANGSVKGFDTGPGNLLMNAWIQQHQQQPYDANGTWAAQGQVIPALLDAMLVHRYFHSPLPKSTGRDLFNMAWLQQQGADQYSPVDVQATLLALTAHSIVHSLKLHAPDCTTLYVCGGGAHNATLLATLRDLLPNTAVQLSDTVGIGADWMEAIAFAWLAYRFQHRLPGNLPEATGAKGPRQLGVLYPR; the protein is encoded by the coding sequence ATGCCTTCTTCCCAGCTTTATATCGGCCTGATGTCCGGCACCAGCCTGGATGGCGTGGATGCAGCCCTGGTGGATTTCGCCTCAGGCCAACCTCAACTGTTGGGTACCCACTATATCCCCTACCCAGCCACACTGGTCGACGCCTTATTGGCGATTCACCATAGTGGGCAGGATGAACTGCACCGTGCCGCCATGCTCGCCAATCAACTGTCGCAGCATTACGCCGAAGCAGTACATGGCTTGCTCAACAAGACAAAGCGCACGGCTGGCGATATTGTCGCCATTGGCAACCATGGACAAACCATCCGCCATCGGCCGGAACTCGGCTATACCCTGCAATTGGGTAACCATGCGCTATTGGCAGAACTGACCCAGATCGATGTCATCGCCGACTTCCGTAGTCGGGATATCGCTGCCGGCGGCCAAGGGGCGCCGTTGGTGCCTGCCTTTCATCAAGGCGTCTTCGCCAAGGCGGGTGAAACCCGTGCAGTATTGAATATCGGCGGTATTGCCAATTTGACCTTGCTGGCAGCCAACGGCAGCGTCAAAGGGTTCGACACTGGCCCAGGTAATCTGCTGATGAATGCCTGGATTCAGCAGCACCAACAACAGCCCTATGACGCCAATGGTACCTGGGCGGCTCAGGGCCAGGTCATCCCCGCATTGCTGGACGCCATGCTGGTACACCGCTATTTCCACAGCCCATTACCGAAAAGTACTGGTCGAGATCTGTTCAATATGGCGTGGTTACAGCAACAAGGAGCCGATCAGTACTCCCCCGTCGATGTGCAAGCGACCTTGTTGGCGCTGACAGCCCACAGCATCGTCCATTCGCTGAAGTTACACGCGCCTGACTGCACGACGCTGTATGTATGTGGTGGTGGCGCGCACAACGCAACACTACTAGCAACCTTGCGTGATCTGCTACCCAACACTGCGGTGCAACTGTCCGATACAGTCGGGATCGGTGCCGACTGGATGGAAGCCATTGCCTTTGCCTGGTTGGCCTATCGCTTTCAACATCGCTTGCCAGGAAATCTGCCGGAAGCCACCGGCGCCAAAGGGCCAAGACAGCTTGGGGTATTGTATCCGCGGTAG
- a CDS encoding MFS transporter — MSGGQFSLMKTRRFLPLFVTQFFGAFNDNLLKNSVVVLISFHGMRLFGLEPELTIQLTAALFILPFFLFSATSGQLCEKYDKARVARFVKQLEIAIMVIAAMGFTLENGLILMSTIFLMGVHSTLFGPLKYSVLPQYLRNDELVGGNGLIEMGTFVSIILGQVAGTVLIDQFDSRLAIMVALMLCAIVGYVAARQMPPAPSGVPDLKVDFNFIRQTFAIIGHAKQNRSVWLSLLGISWFWFLGAIYLSKLPTYASEVLGGKASVYTLLMTLFSLGVGLGSVLCEKLSGRKVELGLVPFGSIGLCLFGIDLYFATPAKALVPMGWLDFISTPSHWRLMADFALIGIFGGFYIVPLYALIQSRSEPNFRSRAIAANNILNSLFMVVSAIFAGVLAAVKVDIPTVLLIAALLNILVALYIYSLLPEFLMRFVVWILTHTMYRVTRTGLENIPDEGPCVLVCNHVSFMDALIIAGACRRPVRFVMDHQIFKIPIISFVFRTARAIPIAPAKEDPEMKNRAFDKVAEELAAGEVVCIFPEGKITYDGEINPFRSGIDDIIKRTPVPVVPMALRGMWGSFFSRKHGAAMQRIPRRFWSKIELIADKPVPAEQVSAASLQAQVTAMRGEWK; from the coding sequence ATGTCCGGTGGCCAGTTTTCGTTGATGAAAACCAGACGGTTTCTTCCGTTGTTTGTCACCCAATTCTTCGGGGCCTTCAACGATAACTTGCTGAAAAACTCAGTTGTAGTGTTGATCAGTTTTCATGGCATGCGGCTGTTTGGACTGGAACCGGAGCTGACCATTCAACTGACCGCAGCTCTTTTCATTCTGCCGTTCTTCCTGTTCTCGGCTACGTCTGGCCAACTCTGTGAAAAATATGACAAGGCTCGGGTGGCCCGGTTTGTCAAGCAGCTGGAAATCGCCATCATGGTCATCGCCGCCATGGGTTTCACATTGGAAAACGGCTTGATCCTGATGAGTACCATCTTCCTGATGGGTGTCCATTCCACACTGTTTGGTCCATTGAAGTATTCGGTTCTTCCGCAATACCTGCGCAATGACGAACTGGTTGGTGGCAACGGGTTGATCGAGATGGGCACGTTTGTGTCGATCATTCTCGGTCAGGTTGCCGGCACGGTGCTGATTGATCAATTCGACAGTCGGCTAGCCATCATGGTGGCATTGATGTTGTGCGCAATTGTTGGCTACGTGGCTGCACGTCAGATGCCACCGGCCCCCAGTGGAGTGCCGGATCTGAAAGTCGATTTCAATTTCATCCGCCAGACCTTTGCCATCATTGGTCATGCCAAGCAGAATCGTTCCGTATGGCTGTCATTGCTGGGTATTTCCTGGTTCTGGTTTCTGGGCGCCATCTATTTGTCCAAACTGCCCACTTACGCATCAGAAGTATTGGGCGGAAAGGCCAGCGTATATACGCTGCTGATGACCTTGTTTTCGCTGGGTGTCGGGCTGGGTTCCGTGCTGTGTGAAAAGCTATCCGGCCGCAAGGTGGAGCTGGGCCTGGTGCCTTTTGGTTCAATCGGCTTATGCCTGTTCGGAATCGATCTCTACTTTGCCACACCCGCCAAGGCATTGGTGCCCATGGGCTGGCTGGATTTCATCAGCACCCCGTCGCACTGGCGACTGATGGCCGACTTTGCACTGATCGGAATTTTTGGCGGTTTTTACATTGTGCCGCTGTATGCCTTGATTCAGTCACGTTCCGAGCCCAATTTCCGGTCACGGGCCATTGCGGCCAACAACATCCTCAACTCACTGTTCATGGTTGTTTCCGCAATCTTTGCCGGCGTGCTGGCTGCCGTCAAGGTTGATATTCCAACCGTATTGTTGATTGCAGCACTATTGAATATTCTGGTAGCGCTATACATCTATTCACTGCTACCGGAATTCCTGATGCGTTTCGTGGTGTGGATATTGACCCACACCATGTACCGTGTCACCCGGACTGGCCTGGAGAATATTCCGGATGAAGGCCCATGTGTACTGGTGTGCAATCATGTCAGTTTCATGGATGCACTGATCATCGCTGGTGCCTGCCGTCGCCCGGTCCGGTTCGTGATGGATCACCAGATCTTCAAGATTCCCATTATCAGCTTCGTGTTTCGTACGGCACGAGCTATCCCCATTGCGCCAGCAAAAGAGGACCCAGAGATGAAAAACCGCGCGTTCGATAAGGTGGCGGAAGAGCTGGCGGCCGGTGAGGTAGTATGTATCTTTCCTGAGGGCAAGATCACTTACGACGGGGAGATCAACCCATTCCGCAGCGGTATTGATGACATCATCAAACGTACGCCAGTACCTGTGGTTCCAATGGCCTTGCGCGGCATGTGGGGTAGCTTTTTCAGCCGTAAGCATGGTGCCGCCATGCAACGCATTCCGCGCCGATTCTGGTCGAAGATCGAACTGATTGCAGACAAGCCCGTACCGGCAGAACAAGTAAGCGCAGCCAGCTTGCAGGCACAAGTCACGGCCATGCGGGGGGAGTGGAAGTAA
- a CDS encoding carboxypeptidase-like regulatory domain-containing protein, with protein MSPLKLTTLAASLSLVLAACQGGAGGGDSGGNTPAPTPTPSPSQPTSGTVSGTVALGVPVANATVLMKARDASGNLINAQGVLTDANGNYTIQASSAFKPPYLLQATAIVAGQIRVMHSLSMDELSANRTNLTANITPLTDTLYAATIGSEPQPAFANPDFSAYNYATLLGAQLTLRNKLAPLLKLADIDSPDNIDLIRSTFSANHSGIDKVLDVISVTPSTDWKHLAIANKADPDRVVVFDTQSKTATGTFETATPLQPAVLPAELSTIQSFVIALNSLFSKGLPSTSQLNDIIDNNYLNDGTNAATLRGLLLDSANSSATFKLENLTDITRDQASGRYRIGVVIKVTDTAGNNTLQTTAISYFPASNLWKFVGNGRNTRIDLATFYAQRYDFNGNPLANRDRGAGLILRIENSHTLGMDRVIVKGPGIGANGLTLHTSAAANCGVFSIKTKTCQTWYEFEQPEQIPFEPNSQTPKYFNYTYQVEFYRNPSDITASVTYPVRLIAQPLVVANHREPVMQVPGTINSANGQTSTPTLPAFKTYAAGELPVYWSLRNPSVTDNQLTFSLGIQFLSCDISSVRHVQTVEFARYQDQQGNRQQIFTTDKAQIRPEQSQFVLFNDGVGVNGVVHRELQLATQDNHGRIFLTQYQDTSANSCGI; from the coding sequence ATGTCGCCGTTGAAACTCACAACCCTGGCTGCTTCCCTGTCCTTGGTACTGGCTGCATGCCAGGGCGGAGCCGGTGGTGGCGACAGCGGGGGAAATACACCAGCTCCCACACCGACGCCTTCCCCGTCACAACCGACTTCGGGCACAGTCAGCGGTACAGTTGCCCTAGGCGTACCCGTGGCTAACGCCACCGTCTTGATGAAAGCACGGGATGCCAGTGGCAATCTGATCAATGCGCAAGGCGTGCTGACCGACGCCAATGGCAATTACACCATCCAGGCCAGCAGCGCTTTCAAACCGCCCTATCTATTGCAAGCCACAGCAATTGTGGCGGGACAAATCCGGGTGATGCATTCGTTAAGCATGGACGAATTGTCAGCGAACCGTACCAACCTGACCGCCAACATCACCCCGCTGACCGATACACTATATGCCGCCACAATCGGCAGTGAGCCCCAACCAGCGTTTGCCAATCCTGATTTCAGTGCCTACAACTACGCCACCTTGCTGGGTGCGCAATTGACCTTGCGCAATAAACTGGCCCCGTTGCTCAAGTTGGCCGACATCGATTCACCAGACAATATCGACCTGATCCGTTCAACCTTTTCGGCCAACCACAGCGGCATCGATAAAGTCCTGGATGTAATCAGCGTCACGCCATCGACTGACTGGAAGCACCTGGCGATTGCCAATAAAGCCGATCCGGATCGAGTGGTGGTTTTCGACACCCAGTCCAAGACCGCTACGGGCACGTTTGAAACTGCTACGCCGCTCCAACCCGCCGTCTTGCCGGCTGAGCTGTCTACAATCCAATCGTTCGTCATTGCACTGAATAGCCTGTTTTCCAAAGGTTTACCCAGCACCAGCCAGCTGAATGACATCATCGACAACAACTATCTAAACGATGGTACCAATGCCGCCACGCTACGCGGTCTGTTACTGGATTCCGCCAACAGCAGTGCCACATTCAAACTGGAAAACCTGACTGACATCACCCGAGATCAAGCCAGTGGCCGCTACCGGATTGGTGTGGTGATCAAGGTGACGGATACGGCAGGCAACAATACTTTACAGACCACTGCCATCAGCTATTTCCCCGCCTCCAATTTATGGAAGTTTGTTGGCAATGGCCGCAATACCCGCATTGATCTGGCGACCTTCTATGCCCAGCGCTATGACTTCAATGGCAACCCGCTCGCCAATAGAGACCGTGGTGCGGGGCTGATTCTACGCATTGAAAACAGCCATACACTGGGCATGGATCGAGTGATCGTCAAAGGGCCTGGGATTGGTGCCAATGGACTGACGTTGCATACCAGCGCAGCCGCCAATTGCGGGGTTTTCAGTATCAAAACCAAAACCTGCCAGACCTGGTACGAATTTGAACAACCAGAACAGATTCCGTTTGAGCCCAATTCGCAAACGCCCAAATATTTCAACTACACCTATCAAGTCGAGTTCTATCGTAATCCGTCAGACATCACTGCCAGTGTTACCTATCCAGTACGACTGATTGCACAACCACTGGTTGTCGCCAACCATCGCGAACCGGTCATGCAAGTCCCTGGCACCATTAACAGCGCCAACGGACAAACCAGCACACCGACCCTGCCAGCGTTCAAGACCTATGCCGCCGGCGAATTACCGGTGTATTGGTCGCTGCGCAATCCCAGCGTGACCGATAACCAGCTGACGTTCAGCCTGGGGATACAATTCCTCAGTTGCGATATCAGTAGCGTACGTCATGTCCAGACTGTCGAATTTGCCCGTTATCAAGACCAACAAGGCAATCGACAGCAGATTTTCACGACAGACAAAGCACAGATTCGCCCAGAGCAATCGCAGTTCGTCTTGTTCAACGATGGGGTAGGTGTCAATGGTGTGGTCCATCGCGAATTGCAATTGGCAACGCAGGACAACCATGGCCGCATCTTCTTGACCCAATACCAGGATACCAGTGCTAATTCCTGCGGCATCTGA
- a CDS encoding TetR/AcrR family transcriptional regulator — translation MQNNLDKTRRDELIDAASHLFRSQGYERTTVRDLAQAVGMQSGSLFYHFKNKAEILEAVMAKGVADITAIAETALEGVTEPKEKLRRLVTSHLTALLGSSQHALEVLLYEWHSLSPEARDRIVELRDRYETLWQNVLDEAANAGLVHPDTAFLRKMMFGSLNWTVQWYRPGGTMTIEALGERMLNLILRD, via the coding sequence ATGCAAAACAATCTCGATAAAACCCGGCGCGATGAACTGATCGATGCCGCATCCCACCTGTTTCGCAGCCAAGGCTACGAACGCACGACCGTTCGGGATCTTGCCCAAGCCGTCGGCATGCAATCCGGCAGCCTGTTCTACCACTTCAAGAACAAGGCCGAAATTCTGGAAGCCGTGATGGCCAAAGGTGTAGCCGACATTACCGCCATTGCCGAGACAGCCCTGGAAGGGGTCACTGAACCCAAGGAAAAATTGCGCCGCCTGGTCACCAGCCACCTGACCGCCTTGCTTGGCAGCAGCCAGCATGCGCTGGAAGTGTTGCTGTACGAGTGGCACAGCCTGTCGCCGGAGGCCCGCGACCGCATCGTCGAACTACGTGACCGCTATGAAACATTGTGGCAAAACGTACTGGATGAAGCCGCCAACGCAGGCTTGGTGCATCCGGATACCGCCTTTCTACGCAAGATGATGTTCGGTAGCCTCAACTGGACTGTCCAGTGGTACCGCCCAGGCGGCACCATGACGATCGAGGCACTGGGCGAGCGCATGCTCAACCTGATTCTGCGCGACTGA
- a CDS encoding YceH family protein — protein sequence MSNLPFPELSPVEIRILGVLAEKQRTVPDTYPLSLNTLMSGCNQKTSRDPIMELSESDIAEALDTLRQRTLVIESSGGRVARYAHNLDRTLQIPPQSLAVMTTLMLRGPQTAGEIRLNSERLHRFSDISSVEGFLNELAERSAGALVKELPRQPGSRENRWAHLLGGEPVVEASATNQDAVPSGSEMTRLKAEVAELRDTVSSLQAQLEHIKRELGI from the coding sequence ATGTCCAATCTCCCATTCCCTGAACTGTCCCCGGTTGAAATCCGCATTCTGGGTGTGCTGGCGGAAAAACAGCGCACCGTGCCCGACACTTACCCGCTCTCACTGAATACGTTGATGTCTGGCTGCAACCAGAAAACCAGCCGTGACCCGATCATGGAATTGAGTGAGTCTGACATCGCCGAAGCGCTGGACACCCTGCGCCAGCGTACGCTGGTCATCGAGTCCAGTGGGGGGCGTGTTGCACGCTATGCTCACAATCTCGACCGCACCTTGCAGATTCCACCACAGTCGTTGGCTGTCATGACCACACTGATGCTACGTGGCCCACAGACAGCTGGCGAAATCCGTCTGAACAGTGAACGCCTACATCGTTTCTCCGATATCTCGTCGGTTGAAGGCTTCCTTAACGAATTGGCAGAACGCAGTGCTGGTGCATTGGTAAAAGAACTGCCACGCCAGCCCGGTTCGCGTGAGAATCGCTGGGCACATCTGCTGGGGGGTGAACCGGTTGTGGAAGCATCAGCCACCAATCAGGATGCGGTACCGAGTGGTAGTGAAATGACGCGACTCAAGGCGGAAGTTGCCGAGCTACGCGACACGGTATCCAGCCTGCAAGCACAGCTCGAACACATCAAGCGTGAATTGGGCATCTGA
- a CDS encoding cytochrome B6, producing MKSRPRTQRILITLGITLCLGTVLIGAVKDDFDSLVKRLQQEKPTYAKRHQTLLVERYDLSDRPATGVAMSRGKPVQEGVRVKLPQGMTWDKLAAMSPEEIKEKNLWPAGFYPLPHPHHEAGGMVFPQPLIDETKRQTNRDLTRFDLDFDLPQHLLPEFPAPIFLTTRPDLGDVSQGQLVTLDNFNELFKEVLNPKQLEGLRLLVTPFPQAQFNATADRRSLRPHQGVSCFDCHANGHTNAATHTVGDIRPNEHRHRIDTPSLRGVNIQQLFGSQRALKTVEDFTEFEQRAAYFDGDPEQAQRKGVNILERGSQVHFMAEFQALLDFPPAPKLTILGELNTEKATASELRGEAIFSGKGLCVSCHTPPYYTDNLMHNLRAERFYKERMINGRKASADGPIKTFPLRGIKDSPPYLHDDRLMTLEDTVEFFNLVLELKLNEQEKQDLVAFMRTL from the coding sequence ATGAAATCAAGGCCACGGACTCAACGAATTCTGATCACACTTGGAATCACACTGTGCCTCGGTACGGTGCTGATCGGTGCGGTCAAGGATGATTTCGACAGTTTGGTCAAACGCTTGCAGCAAGAAAAGCCGACCTATGCCAAACGCCATCAGACACTACTGGTGGAACGCTATGATTTGTCGGACCGCCCCGCCACCGGGGTCGCCATGTCGCGTGGCAAGCCCGTTCAGGAAGGCGTTCGGGTAAAATTACCTCAGGGCATGACCTGGGACAAACTGGCCGCCATGTCACCCGAAGAAATCAAGGAAAAGAACCTCTGGCCTGCCGGCTTTTACCCATTGCCCCATCCACACCATGAAGCCGGTGGCATGGTTTTCCCGCAACCGTTGATTGACGAAACCAAACGTCAGACCAACCGTGACCTGACCCGGTTCGATCTCGACTTTGATCTGCCACAGCATTTGTTGCCCGAATTCCCGGCACCGATTTTTCTGACGACTCGCCCAGATCTGGGTGATGTTTCGCAAGGGCAACTCGTTACCCTCGACAATTTCAACGAACTCTTCAAGGAAGTACTCAATCCGAAGCAGTTGGAAGGCTTGCGTTTGCTGGTGACACCATTTCCCCAAGCCCAATTCAATGCCACAGCCGATCGCCGGAGCCTGCGGCCGCATCAAGGTGTGTCCTGTTTCGACTGCCATGCCAATGGCCATACCAATGCTGCCACCCACACCGTGGGTGACATCCGCCCGAATGAACATCGGCACCGCATCGATACCCCATCCTTACGCGGCGTGAATATACAGCAACTGTTCGGTTCGCAACGGGCCTTGAAAACCGTTGAGGACTTTACAGAATTCGAACAACGTGCCGCTTATTTCGATGGAGATCCAGAACAGGCACAGCGCAAAGGGGTAAACATTCTAGAGCGGGGCAGTCAGGTACATTTCATGGCGGAATTCCAGGCATTACTTGATTTCCCCCCCGCACCCAAACTGACAATTCTGGGCGAACTGAATACGGAGAAAGCCACCGCCAGCGAGCTGCGTGGCGAAGCCATTTTCTCAGGGAAAGGCCTGTGTGTATCCTGCCACACACCACCTTATTACACCGACAATCTGATGCACAACCTGCGTGCAGAACGCTTCTACAAAGAACGTATGATCAACGGCCGCAAAGCCTCTGCCGATGGTCCGATCAAGACTTTCCCACTACGCGGTATCAAGGATTCACCGCCATACCTGCATGATGATCGATTGATGACACTGGAGGACACCGTTGAGTTCTTCAATCTGGTATTGGAATTGAAACTGAACGAGCAGGAAAAACAAGATTTGGTGGCATTCATGCGTACCTTATAA
- a CDS encoding TetR/AcrR family transcriptional regulator: MGRNKTIDRDKVLDAAEVLITKSGTAGLTLDGVAKAVGISKGGVQYCFGSKDALIDALFERWSKAYEMLFSEVAGADATPVGKVRAHVVATQRSDDHASTKAASLMAALIQTPEYLDSTRDWYQSRIDGLDLANQAGRRARLAFLATEGAFMLRFFGLMKMDDHEWDDIFKDIHELLTDKS; encoded by the coding sequence ATGGGACGTAATAAAACCATCGACCGGGATAAGGTGCTGGATGCAGCAGAAGTCTTGATCACCAAGTCCGGCACAGCTGGGTTGACCTTGGATGGGGTGGCGAAGGCGGTCGGTATTTCAAAAGGTGGGGTGCAGTATTGTTTTGGCAGCAAGGATGCATTGATTGATGCGCTATTTGAACGTTGGAGCAAAGCGTATGAAATGCTGTTCAGTGAAGTGGCCGGAGCCGATGCCACACCAGTAGGCAAAGTCCGTGCGCATGTCGTGGCCACCCAGCGGTCAGACGATCACGCCAGCACCAAGGCTGCCAGCCTGATGGCGGCGCTGATCCAGACGCCGGAATACCTTGATAGTACGAGGGATTGGTACCAAAGCCGGATTGATGGGCTAGATCTGGCAAATCAGGCTGGTCGGCGCGCTCGCTTGGCTTTTCTGGCAACAGAAGGGGCTTTCATGTTGCGCTTTTTCGGTTTGATGAAGATGGATGATCATGAATGGGATGACATTTTCAAGGACATTCATGAACTGCTCACTGACAAGAGCTAG
- a CDS encoding MFS transporter, with protein MYAKNRWVVLGIVSSTLFLILIDMTVLYTALPTLVRELGASASEKLWIVNAYPLAVAGLLPSTGLLSDRFGHKKLFMLGLPVFGLTSLLAAYSPTASLLIVSRVLLAIGAAMMMPATLAIVRFVFEDERERALAIGIWAAVASSSAALGPVIGGLLLEYFWWGSVFLVNVPIVLLVLPIAFWQIPHCGGQAKRPLDLIGSVQVMAGLIATIYAIKTLGHQRPDWLVIIISATTGIGLLWLFARRQLRLRAPMIDFTLFRNRRFTAGIVTALTTTLAIVGLELVLSQRLQLVLGLSPLSAALLLLPISIAAMVAGPLTGLAIPTLGERHIMWLGLLLAGLGAAGLAISHQAPLTIQIACLVVFGFTVDSAITAASTAMLLSVREDQAGMAASIEDISYELGGVLGVALLGSIMTLVYSLSFRLPPGLEAPTIVRDSLDEALLIATSLAPEQAAALSQFAKMAFDHAFVAVTFVTSSLLIAAAVMVRSIMPEHACTGYHTAGNTLNTPARKTA; from the coding sequence ATGTATGCAAAAAACCGCTGGGTTGTATTGGGTATTGTCTCCAGCACACTCTTTCTGATTCTGATTGACATGACGGTGCTATACACCGCGCTGCCAACATTGGTCCGTGAGCTGGGGGCATCTGCTTCGGAAAAGCTATGGATCGTGAATGCCTACCCGTTGGCAGTAGCCGGCTTACTCCCTAGCACAGGGCTACTCAGTGATCGATTCGGACATAAAAAGCTATTCATGCTTGGCTTACCCGTGTTTGGGCTGACTTCTTTACTGGCTGCCTATTCGCCCACCGCCTCGTTGCTGATTGTATCGCGTGTCTTGCTGGCCATTGGTGCCGCCATGATGATGCCAGCGACCCTGGCCATTGTCCGCTTTGTGTTTGAAGATGAACGCGAACGGGCACTGGCAATCGGCATCTGGGCGGCAGTTGCATCCAGCAGTGCTGCACTGGGGCCAGTGATTGGTGGGTTATTACTGGAATACTTCTGGTGGGGATCGGTGTTTCTGGTCAACGTCCCCATTGTGCTACTCGTGCTGCCAATTGCGTTCTGGCAAATCCCTCATTGCGGTGGGCAGGCCAAACGCCCGCTGGACCTGATTGGCTCAGTACAGGTCATGGCCGGCCTGATTGCAACCATCTATGCCATTAAAACACTGGGCCACCAGCGCCCAGACTGGCTGGTCATCATAATCTCTGCCACCACGGGCATAGGTTTGCTATGGCTATTTGCACGCCGCCAACTGCGGCTGCGAGCCCCAATGATCGACTTCACTTTATTCAGGAATCGGCGCTTTACCGCGGGCATTGTGACGGCCTTAACGACCACGCTGGCCATTGTTGGGTTGGAGCTGGTACTGAGCCAACGCTTGCAATTGGTATTGGGCCTGTCACCACTGTCAGCCGCGCTGCTGCTTTTACCAATTTCGATTGCCGCCATGGTGGCTGGCCCGCTAACAGGCTTGGCCATTCCAACATTGGGGGAACGACACATCATGTGGTTGGGGCTATTACTGGCCGGGCTGGGGGCGGCAGGATTGGCCATCAGTCATCAAGCGCCACTGACGATACAGATTGCTTGCCTGGTCGTGTTTGGCTTTACCGTCGACAGCGCCATCACTGCTGCTTCAACTGCCATGCTGCTTAGCGTAAGAGAAGATCAAGCAGGTATGGCAGCATCAATAGAAGATATCTCCTATGAACTGGGTGGCGTATTGGGAGTGGCATTGCTGGGAAGCATCATGACCCTGGTTTACTCGCTATCCTTTCGCTTGCCACCGGGGCTGGAAGCTCCAACTATCGTACGGGACAGTCTCGATGAAGCGTTGCTGATCGCCACCAGTCTTGCCCCGGAACAGGCTGCGGCGCTGAGTCAATTTGCCAAAATGGCATTCGACCACGCATTTGTTGCGGTCACATTTGTCACATCCAGCTTGCTGATTGCGGCAGCCGTCATGGTCCGATCGATCATGCCTGAGCATGCCTGTACTGGCTACCACACAGCTGGCAACACCCTGAATACACCAGCGAGGAAGACAGCATGA